In one Sander lucioperca isolate FBNREF2018 chromosome 7, SLUC_FBN_1.2, whole genome shotgun sequence genomic region, the following are encoded:
- the tspan18b gene encoding tetraspanin-18b, with protein sequence MGQGEASARGTTMEGDCLSCIKYLMFVFNFLIFLGGSFLLGVGVWVLVDPTGFREIVAANPLLFTGVYIILGMGGMLFLLGFLGCCGAIRENKCLLLFFFMLILLIFLAELAAAILAFIFREHLTREYFTKELKRHYQGYNNTDVFTSTWNAIMTTFDCCGVNSPEDFKDSRFRLINQNHMVPEACCQHASQSGELAYIGQEQCLTGNMMFRNNKGCYSAVVDYFELYIYVAGALAIVVLTIELFAMVFAMCLFRGIQ encoded by the exons ATG ggGCAGGGAGAGGCTTCAGCACGGGGGACAACCATGGAGGGGGACTGTCTCAGCTGCATCAAGTACCTCATGTTTGTCTTCAATTTCCTCATCTTT CTGGGGGGCTCTTTCCTCCTGGGAGTGGGAGTGTGGGTACTGGTGGACCCCACAGGATTCAGGGAAATTGTAGCAGCCAACCCCCTGCTATTCACTGGTGTCTACATCATCCTGGGCATGGGAGGCATGCTCTTCCTTCTGGGCTTCCTTGGCTGCTGTGGAGCCATCCGCGAAAACAAGTGTCTGCTCCTCTTT TTCTTCATGctcatcctcctcatcttctTAGCAGAGCTGGCTGCTGCCATCCTGGCCTTCATATTTCGGGAGCAT CTGACCAGAGAGTACTTCACCAAGGAGCTAAAGAGACACTATCAGGGCTACAACAACACTGATGTCTTCACCTCCACGTGGAATGCCATCATGACTACA TTTGACTGCTGTGGAGTGAACAGCCCAGAGGACTTTAAGGACAGCCGGTTCCGACTGATCAACCAAAATCATATGGTGCCAGAAGCCTGCTGCCAGCATGCCAGTCAGAGCGGGGAGTTGGCCTATATCGGCCAGGAGCAGTGCTTAACAGGCAATATGATGTTCCGCAATAACAAG GGCTGTTACTCTGCAGTAGTTGACTACTTTGAACTGTACATCTATGTGGCTGGAGCGCTGGCCATTGTGGTGCTGACCATTGAG CTCTTTGCCATGGTCTTTGCAATGTGTCTCTTTAGGGGAATCCAATAG